From Cannabis sativa cultivar Pink pepper isolate KNU-18-1 chromosome 8, ASM2916894v1, whole genome shotgun sequence, a single genomic window includes:
- the LOC115701319 gene encoding uncharacterized protein LOC115701319, with protein sequence MKERGKALEAYNRNDMEYYSTTSDMPCKKHPSSSSVGICAYCLKDRLVKLVCSDCGEQRLSSCSCSEISSNRNSCTVEVGSVGRVSFLIENERSDVSFPSNPVKNDNRKTQVGKTEEGLVLRRSSSSCVEIKRSGFWRFGKFFNKKRKEKDCGNKSVGGFDDKSDLWLVDHHHHGVSRSRSLCSFRGGGGGGNGWFGSEDGGDLMVSGARSSISGARSSSVTACMVLDSGRRSGFSEAEPRKSGFDSENLVSEFGMRRIGLVEVDNTTTTNNNNSYNNGGFNGGGINRRVFSLKESDFSGMDDSGFIDLKLDYSAESNSKTDHQFSSSSMKMGVNNVSDSDSAFGSMRRGSEYGINEYGDPFGSSAAMGDGIFNRGGSCRITVNDTGLKKGRKSLKGWRWIFRHQPSWGNSRKKDEDLMFKS encoded by the coding sequence atgaaagagagAGGCAAAGCTTTGGAAGCTTACAACAGAAACGACATGGAATATTACTCAACGACATCGGATATGCCATGCAAGAagcatccttcttcttcttctgttgGGATCTGCGCTTACTGTCTAAAAGATCGCCTCGTGAAGTTGGTTTGCTCCGACTGCGGTGAACAGAGActctcttcttgctcttgttCCGAGATCTCCTCCAACAGAAACTCCTGCACCGTCGAGGTTGGGAGCGTTGGCCGAGTGTCGTTTCTGATCGAGAATGAACGAAGCGACGTGTCGTTTCCAAGTAATCCCGTCAAGAACGACAACAGAAAGACCCAGGTGGGAAAAACAGAGGAGGGTCTGGTGCTGAGGAGGAGCAGCAGTAGCTGCGTTGAGATCAAGCGAAGTGGGTTTTGGAGATTTGGCAAGTTTTTCAACAAAAAGAGAAAGGAAAAAGATTGTGGGAACAAAAGTGTTGGTGGGTTCGATGACAAAAGTGATTTATGGCTTgttgatcatcatcatcatggtGTTTCAAGATCGAGATCTTTGTGTAGTTTCAGgggtggaggtggtggtggtaatGGGTGGTTCGGATCAGAGGACGGTGGAGATTTGATGGTTTCCGGCGCCCGTAGCTCGATTTCGGGTGCCCGGAGTTCGAGCGTTACAGCTTGTATGGTTTTGGACTCGGGAAGACGAAGTGGGTTTAGTGAGGCAGAGCCGAGAAAGAGTGGTTTCGATAGTGAAAATTTGGTCTCTGAGTTCGGTATGAGAAGAATAGGCCTTGTGGAGGTTGATAatactactactactaataataataatagctaTAACAATGGTGGTTTTAATGGTGGAGGGATCAACAGACGTGTGTTCTCGCTTAAGGAGAGTGATTTTAGTGGAATGGATGATTCTGGTTTCATTGATTTGAAACTTGATTATTCTGCTGAGTCAAATTCAAAGACTGATCATCAGTTTTCTTCTTCCTCGATGAAAATGGGTGTTAACAACGTATCAGATTCTGATTCTGCTTTTGGGAGCATGAGAAGGGGTAGTGAGTATGGAATCAATGAATATGGAGACCCTTTTGGGAGTAGTGCCGCCATGGGAGATGGGATTTTCAATAGAGGAGGTTCTTGTAGGATCACCGTTAATGACACAGGATTGAAGAAAGGGAGGAAGAGCTTGAAGGGTTGGCGATGGATTTTCAGGCATCAACCTAGCTGGGGAAATTCACGGAAGAAAGATGAAGATCTTatgttcaaatcttga